The Eubacteriales bacterium genomic sequence AGATGCGGATGAGGTAGATTTTTCATCTGTATTTTATTTGAGCTTTATTTTTACTATATTATTATATTTAATAATTTTCTTTTCAGCTCCTTTGATAGCAAGTTTTTACGATAAGCCAATTTTGATTCAAGTATTAAGAGTGTTGGCTTTGTCGCTGTTTTTATCTCCTTTCACTTCAATTCAGAATGCCTATATAGCAAAAAAAATGTTGTTTAAAATGTTATTTTTCAGTAGTTTAGGTTCCATAATAATATCTGGTTCTATAGGTATTTATTTAGCTTACAGCGGCTTTGGCGTATGGGCACTAGTATATCAGCAAATAGCCAGCCAAATCAGCATAACAATTATCCTTTGGTTTACCGTAAAATGGAGGCCAAAGCTTTTATTCTCCTTAAAAAAAGTTAAGGGTCTATTCTCCTATGGCTGGAAAATATTAGTTTCTTCTATAATCAACAGATTAGATTGGGATTTGCGCAGCCTTGTTATAGGTAAAATGTATAACGCAAGCATGCTTGGATATTTTAACCGTGGGATACAGGTCCCAGAACTTATTGCCACTAATATGGATTCTTCGATACAACCGGTATTGTTCCCTGTTCTGGCAAATGAACAGGATGACAAAAAAAGGGTTAAAGAAATAGTCAGGCGCACTATAGTCACGAGTTCTTTTATTATTTTCCCGGCCATGATAGGGCTTGCTGCTATTTCCGAGCCTTTTGTAAGGATATTACTGACAGATAAATGGTTACCGTCAGTTCCATTTATGCAAATATTCTGCATAAGTTATGCTATTACTCCCATACATACCGCAAATTTACAGGCTATAAATGCCTTGGGGAGAAGTGATATCTTTTTAAAATTAGAAATAATCAAGAGATCTATAAGTTTTGTAATATTAATCATTACTATGTTTATAGGTATTTATGCTATGGCGATTGGTATACTTATAAGCGGAATAATCTCGGCCTTTGTCAATATATACCCAAATAAAAAGCTGCTTAATTATAGCTATGCCGAGCAGGCAAAAGATATTTTTCCTTCTTTGTTTATATCACTAATAATGGGAATAGCAGTATATAGAATAAATTTCCTAGAACTTGAACCAATGTTAATTTTAATAATTCAAATAGTGCTAGGTGTAACTATATACGTAGGGCTGGCTAAAATATTTAAATTCGAATGTTTTACTTACCTGCTTACTTCACTAAAAGACTTTTTCAAGAAGAGAAAAAAGGTGGCTTAATCAGTCAAAAATTTAATATAAAATACGGACAGACAACTAATGGTCTTTAAAAGCATAGGTATTATCGTACTCAATTTTACGGAGGCGACTATGATTTTAGAGATCTTTTCATTTTTAAAA encodes the following:
- a CDS encoding lipopolysaccharide biosynthesis protein, producing MKNKVLSSLVWKLLERGGTQGIQLIISIVLARLLSPEDYGIIALITVFIVIANIFVQSSFNNALIQKKDADEVDFSSVFYLSFIFTILLYLIIFFSAPLIASFYDKPILIQVLRVLALSLFLSPFTSIQNAYIAKKMLFKMLFFSSLGSIIISGSIGIYLAYSGFGVWALVYQQIASQISITIILWFTVKWRPKLLFSLKKVKGLFSYGWKILVSSIINRLDWDLRSLVIGKMYNASMLGYFNRGIQVPELIATNMDSSIQPVLFPVLANEQDDKKRVKEIVRRTIVTSSFIIFPAMIGLAAISEPFVRILLTDKWLPSVPFMQIFCISYAITPIHTANLQAINALGRSDIFLKLEIIKRSISFVILIITMFIGIYAMAIGILISGIISAFVNIYPNKKLLNYSYAEQAKDIFPSLFISLIMGIAVYRINFLELEPMLILIIQIVLGVTIYVGLAKIFKFECFTYLLTSLKDFFKKRKKVA